In Deinococcus maricopensis DSM 21211, one genomic interval encodes:
- a CDS encoding aldo/keto reductase: MTTPHQRPLGRTGLHVTEIGYGAWGIGADMWKGAQDDESLQALGRYLDLGGNFIDTAMGYGDGHSERLVGQAARQHPGTLIATKISPQNMQWPAAPTTPAHEAYPADWVIQCTEASLERLGTGSIDVQQLHVWNDSWLGEGDWHDAVTQLKRDGKIRHFGISINDHEPHNAVRAVETGVVETVQVIYNVFDQTPQDRLLDACHMHGVGVIVRVALDEGSLTGTIREDTTFPEGDWRHRYFGGARKAELQPHLRAIEQDLGITTQQLPETALRFVLSHPAVSTVIVGMRSVRNVERNLTLADGHGLPDEQVAKLHTHRWDRNWYLPAQE, translated from the coding sequence ATGACCACCCCACACCAACGACCCCTCGGCCGCACCGGCCTCCACGTCACCGAAATCGGCTACGGCGCCTGGGGCATCGGCGCCGACATGTGGAAAGGCGCCCAGGACGACGAAAGCCTCCAGGCCCTGGGGCGCTACCTCGACCTCGGCGGCAACTTCATCGACACCGCCATGGGCTACGGCGACGGCCACAGCGAACGCCTCGTCGGCCAGGCCGCCCGCCAGCACCCCGGCACCCTGATCGCCACCAAAATCAGCCCCCAAAACATGCAGTGGCCCGCCGCGCCCACCACCCCGGCGCACGAAGCCTACCCCGCCGACTGGGTCATCCAGTGCACCGAAGCCAGCCTGGAACGCCTCGGCACCGGCAGCATCGACGTGCAGCAACTGCACGTCTGGAACGACAGCTGGCTCGGCGAAGGCGACTGGCATGACGCCGTCACGCAACTCAAACGCGACGGCAAGATCCGCCACTTCGGCATCAGCATCAACGACCACGAACCCCACAACGCCGTCCGCGCCGTCGAAACCGGCGTCGTCGAAACCGTGCAGGTCATCTACAACGTCTTCGATCAGACCCCCCAGGACCGCCTGCTCGACGCCTGCCACATGCACGGCGTCGGCGTGATCGTCCGCGTCGCCCTCGACGAAGGCAGCCTCACCGGCACCATCCGCGAGGACACGACCTTCCCCGAAGGCGACTGGCGCCACCGCTACTTCGGCGGCGCGCGCAAAGCCGAACTGCAACCCCACCTGCGCGCCATTGAGCAGGACCTCGGCATCACCACCCAGCAGCTCCCGGAAACCGCGCTGCGCTTCGTGCTCAGCCACCCCGCCGTCAGCACCGTCATCGTCGGCATGCGCAGCGTCCGCAACGTCGAACGCAACCTCACCCTCGCCGACGGCCACGGCCTGCCCGACGAGCAGGTCGCCAAACTGCACACGCACCGCTGGGACCGCAACTGGTACCTCCCCGCCCAGGAGTAA
- a CDS encoding diguanylate cyclase, with protein MRLSTYILRTLALVWGVIGLLGLSTMLGVQRVQRDVRVVEHLRAQDKQVEILLKRVVDLETGVRGYVITGDASFLEPFNAARATLQQELRTLDGLLAASDQPAPIRADERADVQRAAAVLRRWLDESAQPDINERRRTTGRVVGRAVLGKQYIDQVRVILADLQDEIQRDLTVRQVSMDATLGAVRTATVIGLPVAVLLSILIGLILARRLAMTFGTLETVTNRLAAGHLDERVPQLRLHEAQALAQDFNHMADTLQATQRDLHERNASLSTQNALIERANTDSAHLAALSDNLQACYTLDEGYAVLQQAMPHLFPGWSGVISVISASRNLMDVRVSWGNDQWRTHDPVSSPDQCWALRRGAAYTREHPMSMACIQQAPDHQHPYLCLPLVAQGDAVGILRLGSDHADLPVDEQRRVRSFADVVAKQVALAIANLQLRDTLHNQSIRDPLTRLFNRRYLEETLARELRRSERSSVPVSVLAVDIDHFKRFNDTFGHDGGDATLKAVADAMTAHFRAEDVVCRYGGEEFMVVLLDTPHADALARAEGLRRTVRELHVTHAGASLGTISVSVGVATSERGQVTGHQLVAQADAALYQAKRAGRDRVVSAAQPPEQPS; from the coding sequence ATGCGTCTATCCACCTACATCCTCCGCACGCTCGCCCTGGTGTGGGGCGTCATCGGCCTGCTCGGCCTGAGCACCATGCTCGGCGTGCAGCGCGTGCAGCGGGACGTGCGCGTCGTCGAACACCTGCGCGCCCAGGACAAACAGGTGGAAATCCTGCTCAAACGCGTCGTGGACCTGGAAACCGGCGTGCGCGGCTACGTCATCACCGGCGACGCCAGCTTCCTCGAACCGTTCAACGCCGCGCGCGCCACCCTCCAGCAGGAGCTCCGCACCCTCGACGGGCTCCTCGCGGCCAGCGATCAGCCCGCGCCCATCCGCGCAGACGAACGCGCCGACGTGCAGCGCGCCGCCGCCGTCCTGCGCCGCTGGCTGGACGAATCCGCGCAGCCCGACATCAACGAACGCCGCCGCACCACCGGGCGCGTCGTGGGCCGCGCCGTGCTCGGCAAGCAGTACATCGACCAGGTCCGTGTGATCCTCGCGGACCTGCAAGACGAAATCCAGCGGGACCTCACCGTGCGTCAGGTCAGCATGGACGCCACCCTCGGCGCCGTCCGCACCGCCACCGTCATCGGCCTGCCCGTGGCAGTGCTGCTGTCCATTCTGATCGGCCTGATCCTCGCGCGCCGCCTCGCCATGACGTTCGGCACGCTCGAAACGGTCACGAACCGCCTCGCTGCCGGGCACCTCGACGAGCGCGTCCCCCAACTGCGCCTCCACGAAGCGCAGGCGCTCGCGCAGGACTTCAACCACATGGCCGACACCCTGCAGGCCACCCAGCGGGACCTGCACGAACGCAACGCCAGCCTCAGCACCCAGAACGCCCTGATCGAACGCGCCAACACCGACAGCGCCCACCTCGCCGCACTCAGCGACAACCTCCAGGCCTGCTACACCCTCGACGAAGGGTACGCCGTGCTGCAGCAGGCCATGCCGCACCTGTTCCCCGGCTGGAGCGGCGTGATCTCCGTCATCAGCGCCTCCCGGAACCTCATGGACGTCCGCGTATCGTGGGGCAACGACCAATGGCGCACGCACGACCCCGTCAGCTCCCCCGACCAGTGCTGGGCGCTGCGGCGCGGCGCGGCGTACACGCGCGAACACCCCATGAGCATGGCGTGCATCCAACAGGCGCCCGACCACCAGCACCCGTACCTGTGCCTGCCGCTCGTGGCGCAGGGTGACGCGGTCGGCATCCTGCGCCTCGGCAGCGACCACGCCGACCTGCCCGTCGATGAGCAGCGGCGCGTCCGCAGCTTCGCGGACGTTGTCGCGAAACAGGTGGCGCTCGCCATCGCGAACCTGCAGTTGCGGGACACGCTGCACAACCAGAGCATCCGCGACCCGCTCACGCGCCTGTTCAACCGCCGCTACCTCGAGGAGACCCTCGCACGTGAACTGCGCCGCAGCGAACGCAGCAGCGTCCCCGTGAGCGTCCTCGCCGTGGACATCGACCACTTCAAACGCTTCAACGACACCTTCGGGCACGACGGCGGCGACGCCACCCTCAAGGCCGTCGCGGACGCCATGACCGCGCATTTTCGCGCGGAAGACGTCGTGTGCCGGTACGGCGGCGAGGAATTCATGGTCGTGCTCCTCGACACGCCGCACGCCGACGCGCTGGCGCGCGCGGAGGGCCTGCGCCGCACCGTGCGTGAACTGCACGTCACGCACGCGGGCGCGTCCCTGGGCACCATCAGCGTGTCCGTGGGCGTCGCCACCAGCGAACGCGGCCAGGTGACGGGGCATCAGCTGGTCGCGCAAGCGGACGCCGCGCTGTACCAGGCGAAGCGGGCCGGGCGTGACCGCGTGGTGAGCGCCGCCCAGCCGCCCGAACAACCCAGCTGA
- a CDS encoding MFS transporter: MTRPLSLLYALGFVTFLLLGIMQTAYGPAMPLFRARYGLSTEVVSLLASLHFLGGAAGTLLSAWLLPWLGLKRMLLTAGGTLVVGALTLAFAPVWPLAMVGALVGGVGLGLFSSGFNLAFANLGARAPLLLNLLNAVYSVGVILAPIVVWALTGVRGAVWPFALIGAALLLVTLALTRAEAPPAAPPVRTAASRAGVPLFALLFLLYVAMEAGVATWVTAHLRATHTAAQAAFLASLFGVGFAAGRFVGAPVAARLPGRTLVPAVLVLATLTLLAARVPTLAPFAYPLVGLLIGPVFPTALAWFGQLYSTRAAPYLLTAGSLGGALIQPVVGWFVARDGAGVIPTVLSVNALLATAVVAWIWWATRPATPGDVADLRA, translated from the coding sequence GTGACGCGCCCCCTCTCGCTCCTGTACGCCCTGGGTTTTGTGACCTTCCTTCTGCTCGGCATCATGCAGACCGCGTACGGGCCCGCCATGCCGCTCTTCCGCGCCCGCTACGGCCTCAGCACCGAAGTCGTGTCGCTGCTTGCCAGCCTGCACTTCCTGGGCGGCGCGGCCGGGACGCTGCTGAGCGCGTGGCTGCTGCCGTGGCTCGGCCTGAAACGCATGCTGCTCACGGCGGGCGGCACGCTCGTGGTGGGCGCCCTGACGCTCGCGTTCGCGCCCGTCTGGCCGCTCGCCATGGTTGGCGCGCTGGTGGGCGGCGTGGGGCTGGGGTTATTCAGCAGCGGCTTTAACCTCGCCTTCGCGAACCTCGGCGCGCGCGCGCCCCTGCTGCTGAATCTCCTGAACGCCGTGTACAGCGTCGGCGTGATTCTCGCGCCCATCGTCGTGTGGGCCCTCACGGGCGTACGCGGCGCAGTGTGGCCCTTCGCGCTGATCGGCGCCGCGCTGCTGCTCGTGACGCTCGCGCTCACGCGCGCCGAGGCGCCGCCCGCCGCGCCGCCGGTCCGCACGGCGGCGTCCCGCGCGGGCGTGCCGCTGTTCGCGCTGCTGTTCCTGCTGTACGTGGCCATGGAGGCGGGCGTCGCCACCTGGGTGACGGCGCACCTGCGCGCCACGCACACGGCGGCGCAGGCGGCGTTCCTGGCGAGCTTGTTCGGCGTGGGGTTCGCGGCGGGCCGTTTCGTGGGCGCGCCGGTGGCGGCGCGCCTGCCTGGGCGGACGCTCGTGCCGGCCGTGCTGGTCCTCGCGACGCTCACGCTGCTGGCCGCGCGCGTGCCGACGCTCGCGCCGTTCGCGTACCCGCTGGTGGGCCTGCTGATCGGGCCGGTGTTCCCGACGGCGCTCGCGTGGTTCGGGCAGCTGTACAGCACGCGCGCCGCGCCGTACCTGTTGACGGCGGGGAGTCTGGGTGGCGCGCTGATTCAGCCGGTGGTGGGGTGGTTCGTGGCGCGTGACGGCGCGGGCGTCATCCCGACGGTGCTGAGTGTGAATGCGCTGCTTGCCACGGCGGTGGTCGCGTGGATCTGGTGGGCGACGCGCCCGGCGACGCCGGGCGACGTGGCGGACCTGCGCGCCTGA
- a CDS encoding DinB family protein, with protein MPHQRPQPHEYHPFYDTYVSLVGPDPVLHTLESSGVRTRALLGRVPDDQADHTYAPGKWTVRQVVRHVIDTERVFAARALRAARHDRTPLPGFDQDAWMNAADDAHVPLSALSEEFSAVRASTLALLRHLPPTGWDRAAHANGADVTVRALAYMIAGHELHHVRGLQERYGLR; from the coding sequence ATGCCGCACCAACGCCCCCAACCGCACGAATACCATCCCTTCTACGACACGTACGTCAGCCTCGTCGGCCCCGACCCGGTCCTCCACACCCTGGAGAGCAGCGGCGTCCGCACCCGCGCCCTGCTGGGCCGCGTACCCGACGACCAGGCCGACCACACCTACGCCCCCGGCAAATGGACCGTCCGGCAGGTCGTCCGGCACGTCATCGACACCGAACGCGTCTTCGCCGCCCGCGCCCTGCGCGCCGCCCGCCACGACCGTACCCCCCTCCCCGGCTTCGACCAGGACGCCTGGATGAACGCTGCCGACGACGCCCACGTGCCCCTCAGCGCCCTCTCCGAGGAATTCAGCGCCGTGCGCGCCAGCACCCTGGCGCTCCTGCGTCACCTTCCGCCGACCGGCTGGGACCGCGCCGCCCACGCGAACGGCGCGGACGTCACCGTCCGCGCCCTCGCCTACATGATCGCCGGCCATGAACTGCACCACGTGCGCGGCCTGCAGGAACGCTACGGCCTGCGCTGA
- a CDS encoding GntR family transcriptional regulator: MFERPALIRDEVYGHLRDLIVRGELTPGEKLAEIDLCARLGVSRTPIREAIQRLVQEGLLDASANRGVRVRRVTAQEARDAYRVRETLDGLAAELAAHHHTPEDARDLQTALGTLDAAPDDYRTQTQLDLAYHAVITRAARNPVLADLARTLEHRVALIKHQTRTYNAHPDTRTQHHAILDAILARDGQRARDAAQAHVRTFAALALHDLEHPDAAQETPNV; this comes from the coding sequence ATGTTTGAACGTCCCGCCCTGATCCGCGACGAGGTGTACGGCCACCTCCGCGACCTCATCGTGCGCGGAGAACTCACCCCCGGCGAGAAACTCGCCGAAATCGACCTGTGCGCCCGCCTCGGCGTCAGCCGCACCCCCATCCGCGAAGCCATCCAGCGCCTCGTGCAAGAAGGCCTCCTCGACGCCAGCGCCAACCGCGGCGTCCGCGTCCGCCGCGTCACCGCCCAGGAAGCCCGCGACGCCTACCGCGTCCGCGAGACTCTCGACGGCCTCGCCGCCGAACTCGCCGCGCACCACCACACCCCCGAGGACGCCCGCGACCTCCAGACCGCCCTCGGCACCCTCGACGCCGCCCCCGACGACTACCGCACGCAGACGCAACTCGACCTCGCGTACCACGCCGTCATCACCCGCGCCGCCCGCAACCCGGTCCTCGCGGACCTCGCCCGCACGCTCGAACACCGCGTCGCCCTGATCAAACACCAGACGCGCACCTACAACGCCCACCCTGACACGCGCACGCAACACCACGCCATCCTCGACGCCATCCTCGCCCGCGACGGCCAACGCGCTCGCGACGCCGCCCAAGCGCACGTGCGCACCTTCGCCGCCCTCGCCCTCCACGATCTCGAACACCCCGACGCCGCTCAGGAGACCCCCAATGTTTGA
- a CDS encoding proline dehydrogenase family protein, protein MFDQIYRKAVLTVANNKSVEGLVRKQAWGVAQRFVAGETIDTAIAAVQDLHKQGILGNLDLLGEFVDTPEKANEFAEQILALLNAAEGKGFPIYASIKLSSVGQGLTVNGEDLGLTNARRILRRAKALGGFINLDMEDHPRVDITLAQFRTLVGEFGHDTVGTVLQSYLYRSEADRDSLDDLKPNLRIVKGAYLEPATVAMPNKADVDAAYRKLVYAHLKAGNYCNVATHDESIIQDVKHFAIAHGIPKSQYEFQMLYGIRRDLQKSLADEGFTVRAYIPYGPDWYGYFSRRIAERPANVLFVVKGMLKG, encoded by the coding sequence ATGTTTGACCAGATCTACCGCAAAGCCGTCCTCACCGTCGCCAACAACAAAAGCGTCGAAGGCCTCGTCCGCAAGCAGGCGTGGGGCGTCGCCCAGCGCTTCGTCGCCGGCGAAACCATCGACACCGCCATCGCCGCCGTGCAGGACCTCCACAAGCAGGGCATCCTCGGAAACCTCGACCTGCTCGGCGAATTCGTCGACACGCCCGAAAAGGCCAATGAGTTCGCCGAGCAGATTCTCGCGCTCCTGAACGCCGCCGAAGGCAAAGGCTTCCCGATCTACGCCAGCATCAAACTCAGCAGCGTCGGCCAGGGCCTCACCGTGAACGGCGAGGACCTCGGCCTCACCAACGCCCGCCGCATCCTGCGCCGCGCCAAGGCACTCGGCGGCTTCATCAACCTCGACATGGAAGACCACCCACGCGTCGACATCACCCTCGCGCAGTTCCGCACCCTCGTCGGCGAATTCGGCCACGACACCGTCGGCACGGTTCTCCAGAGCTACCTCTACCGCAGCGAGGCCGACCGCGACAGCCTCGACGACCTCAAACCCAACCTCCGCATCGTGAAGGGCGCGTACCTGGAGCCCGCCACCGTCGCCATGCCCAACAAAGCCGACGTGGACGCCGCCTACCGCAAACTCGTGTACGCGCACCTCAAGGCCGGCAACTACTGCAACGTCGCGACGCACGACGAAAGCATCATTCAGGACGTCAAACACTTCGCCATCGCGCACGGCATCCCCAAAAGCCAGTACGAATTCCAGATGCTGTACGGCATCCGCCGCGACCTCCAGAAGAGCCTCGCGGACGAGGGCTTCACCGTCCGCGCGTACATCCCGTACGGCCCGGACTGGTACGGCTACTTCAGCCGCCGCATCGCGGAACGCCCCGCCAACGTCCTGTTCGTCGTCAAAGGCATGCTCAAAGGTTAA
- the pruA gene encoding L-glutamate gamma-semialdehyde dehydrogenase, translated as MIKVETYRPQDFVDFSQPENVQAYQDALTYVREQYLGKTWPLVINGERVHTDEKLTSLNPCDTQEIVGYTAKATVEHAEQALQGAWAAWAEWKTWSMDARARVLLRAAAMLKRRRHEFNALMTLEVGKNYAEADVETAECIDFLEYYARQAMKYAHFGAAETFPYPGEENGLMYIPLGVGVSISPWNFPLAIFAGMLAAPIVAGNCVIAKPAEDSGCIAALFVDLMIEAGMPAGVLQFLTGVGEEIGEYLVTHAQTRFITFTGSRAVGLHINEVAAKVQKGQKWIKRVIMELGGKDAMIVDETADLDVAVTAAVQGAFGFNGQKCSAMSRLIVTDEAYDRVLSAFVERVGALKQGTGEENANVTAVVNEESFEKIQKYIEIGRSEGRIVAGGGVDGSKGYYVQPTIIADVDAYARVAQEEIFGPVVSVIRARDFDHAIEIANSTEYGLTGGVCSKNRARLEQAREQFEAGNLYFNRKITGAIVGVQPFGGYNMSGTDSKAGGPDYLTNFMQLKTVTERF; from the coding sequence ATGATCAAAGTTGAAACGTACCGCCCGCAGGACTTCGTTGACTTCAGCCAGCCGGAAAACGTGCAGGCGTACCAGGACGCCCTCACGTACGTCCGCGAACAGTACCTCGGCAAGACGTGGCCGCTCGTCATCAACGGCGAGCGCGTCCACACCGACGAGAAGCTCACCAGCCTGAACCCCTGCGACACGCAGGAGATCGTCGGGTACACCGCCAAGGCCACGGTTGAGCACGCCGAGCAGGCCTTGCAGGGCGCGTGGGCCGCGTGGGCCGAGTGGAAAACGTGGAGCATGGACGCCCGCGCGCGCGTGCTGCTGCGCGCCGCTGCGATGCTCAAACGCCGCCGCCACGAATTCAACGCCCTCATGACCCTCGAAGTCGGCAAGAACTACGCCGAAGCGGACGTGGAAACCGCCGAGTGCATCGACTTCCTGGAGTACTACGCGCGCCAGGCGATGAAGTACGCGCACTTCGGCGCGGCCGAAACCTTCCCGTACCCCGGTGAGGAGAACGGCCTGATGTACATCCCGCTGGGCGTGGGCGTGAGCATCAGCCCCTGGAACTTCCCGCTCGCGATCTTCGCTGGCATGCTCGCTGCGCCCATCGTCGCGGGCAACTGCGTGATCGCCAAGCCAGCCGAGGACAGCGGCTGCATCGCGGCGCTGTTCGTGGACCTGATGATCGAGGCGGGCATGCCGGCGGGCGTGCTGCAGTTCCTCACGGGCGTCGGCGAGGAGATCGGCGAGTACCTCGTGACGCACGCGCAGACGCGCTTCATCACGTTCACCGGCAGCCGCGCGGTGGGCCTGCACATCAACGAGGTGGCCGCGAAGGTCCAGAAGGGCCAGAAGTGGATCAAGCGCGTGATCATGGAACTCGGCGGCAAGGACGCCATGATCGTCGACGAGACCGCCGACCTGGACGTGGCCGTGACCGCTGCGGTGCAGGGCGCGTTCGGCTTCAACGGTCAGAAGTGCAGCGCGATGAGCCGCCTGATTGTCACGGACGAGGCGTACGACCGCGTGCTGAGCGCGTTTGTGGAGCGCGTGGGCGCCCTGAAGCAGGGGACCGGTGAGGAGAACGCGAACGTCACGGCGGTGGTGAACGAAGAGTCGTTCGAGAAGATCCAGAAGTACATCGAGATCGGCCGCAGCGAAGGCCGCATCGTGGCGGGCGGCGGCGTGGACGGTAGCAAGGGCTACTACGTGCAACCGACCATCATCGCGGACGTGGACGCGTACGCGCGCGTCGCGCAGGAGGAAATCTTCGGGCCGGTGGTGTCCGTGATTCGCGCGCGCGATTTCGATCACGCCATCGAGATTGCGAACAGCACCGAGTACGGCCTGACGGGCGGGGTGTGCAGCAAGAACCGCGCGCGTCTGGAGCAGGCCCGTGAGCAGTTCGAGGCGGGGAACTTGTACTTCAACCGCAAGATCACGGGCGCCATCGTGGGCGTGCAGCCGTTCGGTGGGTACAACATGAGCGGCACGGACAGCAAGGCAGGGGGCCCGGACTACCTGACGAACTTCATGCAGCTCAAGACGGTGACGGAACGCTTCTGA
- a CDS encoding S8 family serine peptidase, whose amino-acid sequence MNRTRSITLLGLALTLAACGQPTATTPQPTAPTASAPTSKVETTGRYFVGFKQGELSAQTLTNQRATIEALGGTIHQQWGDIAAAAISIPESKLDALRHAPGVEYVEAEPVRQALGFRSVTSDAPTKPTLAAQTLHAQTTYAASGEYTWGDSALRVPTLRTNNYTGAGVAVCVGDTGIDANHPEFQKKLKGFKNFVTGETYTDPYQTNDVSHHGTHVSGTIFAQYGAGTGATGTQSGMDPNGVGGVAPGVNLYMARVLGNDGSGSSSGIINGVNWCAAQLKSQGGTENKVVISLSLGGGRASQTEQRAYTNVYNKGALIIAATGNDGAAVSYPAAYTNVVGVGAIDANEAKADFSNFGAQVDLVGPGVHVLSTVPLGKGERASASASGVPAYASVSAAEFAAQGTVSNVAIARSTTANNELCGVGTTDATLSGKIALIARGTCSFEEKVNNAVASGAKAVMIYNNAAGELGMTLNTQKTVPVVGITQADGQATLAALPTTGTVSIGAADYEYFDGTSMATPHVSAAAAVVWAAKPTLTNTQLLSLLTSTAKDLGAAGKDDNFGYGLVDPYKAITGN is encoded by the coding sequence ATGAACCGTACCCGTTCCATCACCCTGCTCGGCCTGGCCCTCACCCTCGCCGCCTGCGGACAGCCCACCGCCACCACCCCGCAACCCACGGCCCCCACCGCCAGCGCCCCCACCAGCAAGGTCGAAACCACCGGACGGTACTTCGTCGGCTTCAAACAAGGCGAACTCAGCGCCCAGACGCTCACCAACCAGCGCGCCACCATCGAAGCGCTCGGCGGCACCATCCACCAGCAATGGGGCGACATCGCCGCCGCCGCCATCAGCATCCCCGAAAGCAAGCTCGACGCGCTCCGCCACGCCCCCGGCGTCGAATACGTCGAAGCCGAACCCGTCCGCCAGGCCCTCGGCTTCCGCAGCGTCACCAGCGACGCCCCCACCAAACCCACCCTCGCCGCGCAGACCCTGCACGCCCAGACCACCTACGCCGCCAGCGGCGAATACACCTGGGGTGACAGCGCCCTGCGCGTCCCCACCCTCCGCACGAACAACTACACCGGGGCCGGCGTGGCCGTGTGCGTCGGCGACACCGGCATCGACGCCAACCACCCCGAATTCCAGAAGAAACTCAAAGGCTTCAAGAACTTCGTGACCGGCGAAACGTACACCGACCCCTACCAGACCAACGATGTCAGCCACCACGGCACCCACGTCAGCGGCACCATCTTCGCGCAGTACGGCGCCGGCACCGGCGCCACCGGCACGCAGAGCGGCATGGACCCCAACGGCGTCGGCGGCGTCGCCCCCGGCGTGAACCTCTACATGGCCCGCGTGCTCGGCAACGACGGCAGCGGCAGCAGCAGCGGCATCATCAACGGCGTGAACTGGTGCGCCGCGCAACTCAAGAGCCAGGGCGGCACCGAAAACAAAGTCGTCATCAGCCTCTCGCTCGGCGGCGGCCGCGCCAGCCAGACCGAACAGCGCGCCTACACCAACGTCTACAACAAAGGCGCCCTGATCATCGCCGCGACCGGCAACGACGGCGCCGCCGTCAGCTACCCCGCCGCGTACACCAACGTCGTCGGCGTGGGCGCCATTGACGCGAACGAAGCCAAGGCGGACTTCAGCAACTTCGGCGCGCAGGTCGACCTCGTCGGCCCCGGCGTGCACGTCCTCAGCACCGTCCCGCTCGGCAAGGGCGAACGCGCCAGCGCCAGCGCCAGCGGCGTCCCCGCCTACGCCAGCGTCAGCGCCGCCGAATTCGCCGCGCAGGGCACCGTCAGCAACGTCGCCATCGCGCGGTCCACCACCGCCAACAACGAACTGTGCGGCGTCGGCACCACCGACGCGACCCTCAGCGGCAAAATCGCCCTGATCGCCCGCGGCACCTGCTCCTTCGAGGAGAAGGTCAACAACGCCGTCGCCAGCGGCGCCAAGGCCGTCATGATCTATAACAACGCCGCCGGCGAACTCGGCATGACCCTCAACACCCAGAAGACCGTCCCCGTCGTCGGCATCACGCAGGCGGACGGCCAGGCGACCCTCGCGGCGCTGCCCACCACCGGTACGGTCAGCATCGGCGCCGCCGACTACGAGTACTTCGACGGCACCAGCATGGCCACGCCGCACGTCAGCGCTGCCGCCGCCGTCGTCTGGGCCGCAAAGCCCACCCTCACCAACACCCAGCTGCTGAGCCTGCTCACCAGCACCGCCAAGGACCTCGGCGCCGCCGGCAAGGACGACAACTTCGGGTACGGCCTCGTCGACCCGTACAAAGCCATCACCGGCAACTGA
- the hisIE gene encoding bifunctional phosphoribosyl-AMP cyclohydrolase/phosphoribosyl-ATP diphosphatase HisIE encodes MSALPDTLEALLARVQFDERGLVPVVTQDALTGAVLMQAYASREALEHTLISREGTYYSRSRQELWVKGKTSGHVQRVVSVHVDCDGDSVLYRVEQTGPACHTGETSCFFTPLLESGEGGGLDGVLGRVYGTISERLRTLPEGSYVARLHAGGLDRVLKKVAEESGEVLLAAKNRDGAELATEVADLFFHTLFAMAEVGVTPGDVARVLEGREGKSGLKGPKEVG; translated from the coding sequence ATGAGCGCCCTGCCAGACACGTTAGAGGCGCTGCTGGCGCGTGTGCAGTTCGATGAGCGCGGGCTGGTGCCGGTCGTCACGCAGGACGCGTTGACGGGCGCGGTGCTGATGCAGGCGTACGCGAGCCGCGAGGCGCTGGAGCACACGCTGATCAGCCGCGAGGGCACGTACTACTCCCGTTCCCGCCAGGAGCTGTGGGTGAAGGGGAAGACGAGCGGGCACGTGCAGCGCGTCGTGAGCGTCCACGTGGACTGCGACGGCGACAGCGTCCTGTACCGCGTGGAGCAGACTGGCCCGGCGTGCCACACGGGTGAGACGAGCTGCTTTTTCACGCCGCTGCTGGAGTCCGGCGAGGGGGGCGGGCTGGACGGCGTGCTGGGGCGCGTGTACGGCACCATCTCGGAGCGGCTGCGGACGCTGCCGGAAGGCAGTTACGTGGCGCGGCTGCATGCAGGCGGCCTGGACCGCGTGCTGAAAAAGGTCGCGGAGGAGTCCGGGGAGGTGCTGCTCGCCGCGAAGAACCGTGACGGCGCGGAGCTGGCCACGGAGGTCGCGGACCTGTTCTTCCATACGCTGTTTGCGATGGCGGAGGTCGGCGTGACGCCCGGGGACGTGGCGCGCGTGCTGGAGGGCCGCGAGGGTAAGAGCGGTCTGAAAGGCCCGAAAGAAGTCGGCTGA